The sequence TCCATAAATATCAGATCTGGCTTGGATGGATGGGTACTGTCATATTCTCCAAGCCAGGCAACCGTATCTTCAATGCTGTTGGTGACGCCAACAATGGTTAAAGAAGGATCAACCTCTGTCAGTAACTTTTGTAATTTGCGGACGGCTAGTTCTTCGTCCTCTACGATTAAGATATTCATAATTTATGGGAGAAAAAGCGGTAAAACAACAGTAAAGTAATGATCGTCACAAAGGATGGCAGGCTCGGTTATACCCGGTTTTCCTGCTCCTGCTTTGTTTCGGTTTAGCAATCGGTATTTGGCTGTAATATTGGTTAAGCCAACACCATTGGACGTATCCCTGTTTGAATCCGGTAAATGGATGGTTGCGCCGATTTTGCGCTGAAGGTTATTGCGTATCAACAGATTTGTTGCAGCTTGATCCTGCTGAATAAATAGTTCCAGCAGAAGAGGCTTTCTGTTTGAAATTACATTGTGCTTAACAGCATTTTCAACCAGCATTTGTAATGCCAGAGGAGGTAACCGATAGGTCATATATTCTCTATCTATCTCAATTTGCAGCTCAATACCAGCACGGTAACGGGTTTTAAGCAAATGGAAGTAGGATTCAATAAAATCCAGCTCAGTTGCTAGAGTTGTGAGTTCACCATTGCCTTCCTGGCCATTGTTTGTTTGCAGAAGATAGCGATATACTTTGGCCATTTCGTCTACAAAATGTTCCGCTTGTTGGGGTTCATCAGCGATCAATGATGACAGTGAATTGAGACTGTTAAATAGAAAATGGGGATTTACCTGATGCTTTAAGCTTTCATACTGACTTTGAAGAGTTACTTTTTCCAGCTCTTCACGTTCTAACGCATTTTCTCTCCACTTACGAAGCGAATAGACTGTTTCATCAATACCTACAGACAATATATTGAACCCCACATTATAGAGTAGAATCCGTGTGGTTAATCCTGGGGTATGTTGAAATCCAAACAGGTGAAAATAACTATAGATAAAAATTCCAACTACTAAATAAGAGGGTGTAACAAGAAAAAATACCAGAAACGTACGACCTGCGCGGGCTGCACTTTGATCCAATCCAGGGTATTGGCGAATAACCTTTTGGGTTAGAGTATCTAGTGTAAGTACACAGCAACCTGTCAGGAAATAGTTAAGAAGTGATGCCTGCAGAAATATTTTTCCATCAGAGAAATAGGCAGGACCAACCAGCCAGTAGGAAACCAATGGAATGAATACCATAGGCATTAATAAAACATGCCATCGCAAACCTTCTTTTTGCGTTACTGGTATCGTATTATGTACAGTAGCATTCTGCTGGTGTTTAGGTAAACGCCTGAATGGTAGTTTGGAGATGATATGTTTTAGTCTGGAGTTCATACTATACAGTGCCCTTATCGATTGCTTTCGAGAAGAGGTACGATTACTTCAAAATATTGATCATTTTCTATGATTTGTGGTTCACTTTTACATAATAACTGATACTTGGCTGCCAGATTAGCTAATCCAGACTGACCTGTTTCCAGGCGCATGGTTTTACGTTGTATATTATTTCGTACTCTCAAATGTCCGGGATCACTTGTTGTAATGCAGATAGTAAGAGGACGGCCCGGAAGCATACTATTATGTTTCATGGCATTGTCAATTAATGTTTGCAGAGTGAGTGGAGGTAATGTACGGTTTTTGTACGCCTCGGCTATGTGTTGCTCAATAAGAAGGCTTTTGCCATACCGGGTTTTTAATAAGCTGATATAGGAAGCAATAAAATTGAGTTCGGTTTGCAGTGTTACCAACTCACTATGTTCGCCATCAGGTTGAG is a genomic window of Xanthocytophaga agilis containing:
- a CDS encoding sensor histidine kinase — its product is MNSRLKHIISKLPFRRLPKHQQNATVHNTIPVTQKEGLRWHVLLMPMVFIPLVSYWLVGPAYFSDGKIFLQASLLNYFLTGCCVLTLDTLTQKVIRQYPGLDQSAARAGRTFLVFFLVTPSYLVVGIFIYSYFHLFGFQHTPGLTTRILLYNVGFNILSVGIDETVYSLRKWRENALEREELEKVTLQSQYESLKHQVNPHFLFNSLNSLSSLIADEPQQAEHFVDEMAKVYRYLLQTNNGQEGNGELTTLATELDFIESYFHLLKTRYRAGIELQIEIDREYMTYRLPPLALQMLVENAVKHNVISNRKPLLLELFIQQDQAATNLLIRNNLQRKIGATIHLPDSNRDTSNGVGLTNITAKYRLLNRNKAGAGKPGITEPAILCDDHYFTVVLPLFLP